A section of the bacterium genome encodes:
- a CDS encoding 2-oxoacid:ferredoxin oxidoreductase subunit beta encodes MKITSQDYKSSIKPVWCPGCGDYGILKSLEKALAGLEIAPENIATVSGIGCSGRFSHFLNTYSLHGTHGRAVPTALGVKAVRPDLTVLCVGGDGDGLGIGGGHIAHAARRNIDITYILIDNRIYGLTKGQSSPTTPLDQKTKTSPYGVYEEPLNAVAMFLAYDVSFIAKISSLQINEMEGILKEAITHKGFSIVYVMSPCVTFPVLGYDYLKEVIKPIPEDHDRNDKINAMKLAYDTESIYTGIFYQKQKPTLDERLSNIIEQSVSVEHDNEMTVQQLLTSYV; translated from the coding sequence ATGAAGATAACATCACAGGACTATAAAAGCAGCATCAAACCGGTATGGTGCCCGGGATGCGGAGATTATGGAATACTTAAGTCCCTGGAAAAAGCATTGGCAGGGCTTGAGATTGCACCGGAGAACATAGCTACTGTATCAGGAATAGGGTGTTCGGGGAGATTTTCACATTTTTTGAATACATATTCTCTCCATGGAACACATGGAAGAGCTGTTCCTACTGCATTGGGTGTAAAAGCAGTACGTCCTGATCTTACGGTATTATGTGTTGGAGGGGATGGCGACGGCCTTGGAATCGGAGGCGGCCATATTGCTCATGCAGCAAGGAGGAATATAGATATTACGTATATCCTTATTGATAATAGGATTTACGGCCTTACAAAGGGGCAGTCATCACCAACAACTCCGCTTGATCAGAAAACAAAAACATCGCCTTATGGAGTTTATGAAGAGCCATTAAATGCAGTGGCAATGTTTCTTGCATACGATGTGTCATTTATTGCAAAGATATCAAGTCTTCAGATAAATGAGATGGAGGGCATTTTAAAAGAAGCCATAACTCACAAGGGATTTTCTATAGTTTATGTAATGTCTCCATGTGTTACTTTCCCTGTTTTGGGTTATGACTATTTAAAAGAAGTTATCAAACCCATACCTGAAGATCATGATCGTAATGATAAAATAAACGCTATGAAACTTGCTTATGATACGGAATCTATTTATACAGGCATTTTTTATCAAAAACAGAAACCTACTCTTGATGAAAGGCTGTCAAATATTATCGAACAATCTGTTAGTGTTGAACATGATAATGAAATGACTGTTCAGCAGCTTCTTACAAGTTATGTCTGA
- a CDS encoding 2-oxoacid:acceptor oxidoreductase subunit alpha: protein MEKRKFKSDVDFTVRIGGEGGEGSISCGEMFAKAVSRTEYHVFTYITYPSEMRGGFSMIQIRVRDWTIYSMGSKVDYLVVFNQNAYTRTIDSLKKGGMLIYDPDVVEIDDNLDAAVYPIELTKLAKESTGSNLGKNVVALGALGSMFDISKSVLEKLIRDRYGKKGSEVIEKNIRALTQGYMAGEKNKWEKKYRLGSDKDKPTYMMLTGNEAVALGAIAAGCRFVAGYPITPATPIFETLTKLMPKVGGRAIQMEDEIASISAIIGGSFAGEKVITPTSGPGLQLMAEQINLAAMLELPMVIVDVQRGGPSTGLPTKTEQSDLKFAIYGTAGESPRCILAPTNVEDCFYQTIRAFNIAEKYQMPVILMTDQSIGYRKATVKIPDFSNIKKILKDDVLRSSLIPSAEMMEIVSRSTPSEDELKDYKRFKFTETGVSPVTIPGTKGGQYLATGLEHREDGRADYGPENHLKMTKKRFRKLQYLSKAFEENPPEYYGSEDAEIGIIGWGSTEGAIREARYLAEDRGVLIRHLHPKEISPLPERQIKHFLSGLKQVIIVEENYTGQFAHFIKAKFGIKPIEIHKCEGIPISPEEILVGIEKVARVIDEDNITGL from the coding sequence ATGGAAAAAAGAAAGTTTAAAAGCGATGTCGATTTTACGGTTCGTATCGGAGGAGAAGGCGGTGAAGGTTCAATAAGCTGTGGTGAGATGTTTGCGAAAGCTGTGTCGAGAACTGAATACCATGTTTTTACGTACATCACCTATCCCTCTGAGATGAGAGGCGGATTTTCAATGATTCAAATCCGTGTGCGTGACTGGACAATTTATTCAATGGGCAGTAAGGTTGATTACCTTGTGGTGTTTAACCAGAATGCATATACCAGGACAATAGATAGTCTTAAAAAAGGCGGTATGCTGATTTATGACCCGGATGTTGTTGAAATTGATGATAATCTTGATGCTGCTGTATATCCGATAGAACTTACAAAATTGGCAAAAGAATCAACAGGAAGTAATCTTGGTAAGAATGTTGTTGCACTTGGTGCTCTGGGAAGCATGTTTGATATTTCTAAATCTGTACTTGAAAAACTTATAAGAGACAGATACGGTAAAAAGGGAAGTGAAGTTATTGAGAAGAATATAAGAGCCCTGACTCAGGGTTATATGGCTGGCGAGAAAAATAAATGGGAAAAGAAGTATCGCCTTGGTTCCGATAAGGATAAGCCAACTTATATGATGCTTACAGGCAATGAAGCTGTTGCTCTCGGCGCAATAGCAGCAGGGTGCAGATTTGTTGCAGGGTACCCCATTACTCCGGCAACACCTATTTTTGAAACGCTGACAAAACTTATGCCGAAAGTCGGAGGCAGGGCAATACAGATGGAAGATGAGATTGCTTCAATATCAGCTATTATCGGCGGATCTTTTGCAGGAGAAAAGGTAATTACTCCTACTTCAGGCCCGGGCCTTCAGCTTATGGCAGAGCAGATTAATCTTGCGGCAATGCTTGAACTCCCAATGGTTATTGTTGATGTTCAGAGAGGCGGCCCAAGTACAGGGCTTCCGACTAAAACAGAACAGTCTGATTTGAAATTTGCAATATACGGTACTGCAGGAGAATCACCGCGATGTATTCTGGCTCCTACCAATGTTGAGGACTGTTTTTATCAAACAATCAGAGCTTTTAATATTGCAGAGAAATATCAGATGCCTGTTATTCTTATGACGGACCAGTCCATTGGTTATAGAAAAGCAACGGTCAAAATTCCTGATTTCAGCAATATTAAAAAGATATTAAAAGACGATGTATTAAGAAGTTCTCTGATACCTTCGGCTGAAATGATGGAAATTGTATCAAGATCTACTCCATCTGAAGATGAGTTGAAAGATTACAAGAGATTTAAGTTTACAGAAACAGGAGTAAGCCCTGTAACTATCCCCGGAACTAAAGGGGGGCAGTATCTTGCAACAGGTCTTGAACACAGAGAAGACGGACGTGCTGATTACGGCCCTGAAAATCATCTCAAGATGACCAAAAAGCGGTTTAGAAAATTACAATATTTGTCAAAAGCTTTTGAGGAGAATCCGCCTGAATATTATGGATCTGAAGATGCGGAAATAGGAATAATAGGGTGGGGCTCTACAGAAGGAGCTATTAGAGAAGCAAGATATCTTGCTGAAGATAGGGGTGTATTAATCAGGCATCTCCATCCCAAAGAGATTTCGCCTCTGCCGGAAAGACAGATCAAACATTTTCTTTCGGGGCTTAAGCAAGTTATAATTGTGGAAGAGAATTATACAGGACAGTTTGCACATTTTATTAAGGCTAAGTTCGGAATAAAACCGATTGAGATTCATAAGTGTGAAGGAATCCCGATCTCTCCGGAAGAAATTTTGGTTGGAATTGAAAAAGTAGCGAGGGTTATAGATGAAGATAACATCACAGGACTATAA
- a CDS encoding PorV/PorQ family protein: MINKTGRVLAVALIVVVLISSAAFAGGRDRAGTSSGVQLLIPVGARYLALGGAASAVCTGVEAIYWNPAGLAAMGSNSQAMFSYMPYIADIGVTYGAVGVKAGQLGTFGVSMKVLNIGAIDVTTADMPDGTGETYTPTFFTITASFARQLTDRVFVGVNANFINERFSRVNASGVGVDIGIQYKNLGGIEGLSTGIVIKNLGAQLKYDGSGLYRKAEDFNADKTISYLKIDAASFDLPSIFEIGLSYSRNIGENASVTGSYLFQNNNYSDDESKLGAEAAFKDMAFLRVGYTMAPDKPEDFEYLYGLTFGGGVHLKTGGMDLYLDYAWRQIEMFSSSNVFSLKLGF, from the coding sequence ATGATAAATAAAACTGGTCGAGTGCTTGCAGTTGCGCTGATTGTTGTTGTGCTTATCAGTTCAGCTGCATTCGCAGGCGGACGTGACAGAGCCGGCACATCTTCCGGTGTTCAGCTGTTGATTCCTGTAGGTGCTCGATATCTCGCACTGGGCGGTGCTGCTTCTGCAGTATGTACCGGTGTGGAAGCCATTTACTGGAATCCAGCCGGACTTGCAGCCATGGGAAGTAATTCTCAGGCAATGTTCAGCTACATGCCATATATTGCTGATATCGGTGTTACTTACGGAGCAGTTGGTGTAAAGGCCGGGCAGTTGGGAACCTTCGGAGTATCCATGAAGGTGTTGAATATCGGTGCAATTGATGTAACAACTGCTGATATGCCCGATGGAACCGGAGAAACCTATACACCTACATTTTTTACTATCACTGCATCTTTTGCACGACAATTGACTGACAGAGTGTTTGTTGGTGTAAATGCTAATTTTATAAACGAAAGATTCAGCCGTGTAAATGCATCAGGAGTTGGTGTTGATATTGGTATACAGTATAAAAATCTTGGCGGAATCGAAGGTTTGAGCACAGGTATTGTGATTAAAAACCTTGGTGCGCAGCTAAAGTATGACGGTTCAGGATTGTATAGAAAAGCTGAAGATTTTAATGCTGATAAAACCATATCTTATCTGAAGATTGATGCTGCTTCCTTTGATTTGCCCTCAATTTTTGAGATTGGTCTTTCATATTCAAGAAATATCGGAGAAAATGCATCTGTAACAGGAAGTTACCTGTTCCAGAATAACAACTACTCTGATGATGAGAGCAAACTTGGTGCAGAGGCTGCGTTTAAAGACATGGCCTTCCTAAGAGTTGGTTATACAATGGCTCCGGATAAACCAGAAGATTTTGAATACCTCTACGGGCTTACTTTTGGCGGTGGTGTACATCTTAAGACCGGTGGTATGGATCTTTATCTCGATTATGCATGGCGGCAGATTGAAATGTTCTCTAGCTCAAATGTATTTTCACTTAAGTTAGGGTTCTAG
- a CDS encoding oligopeptide transporter, OPT family yields the protein MAEERKVLPENAYRPLKKGEVYTPFIPADKSVYEVTLRSVLTGVIMAVLFSFSACYLGLVAGQVFEAAIPIAILAVGMSGMFARKNTILENVIIQSIGAASGVVVAGAIFTLPALYILGLKITIFHTFIAGSLGGFLGILFLIPLRKYFVAEEHGKLPFPEATATTEILATGESGGKSAKVLVVSMILGGVYDFFVEAMHVWPKQLRTDVLFGKAGAAIAHKAKLVFKLDGTAALFGLGYIIGIKYASIISAGSILSFLVFIPLVYYFGQHIPSILPPGSIPIGQMNEVQIFSEYVQKIGIGAIAMAGFLGIAKMGKIIVSSFSIGLKEIVHGKSSEQGAVPRTNIDMNIKNVIILIVAVMVFIFAAFWIFASPAGTTGFALKVAGIGLLIVAILSFLFTPVAARATAIVGVNPVSGMTLITLIISSIILIAIGLDGKTGMTVALIMGCVVCTALSTSGAFVTDLKIGYWLGSTPRNQQRWKFLGVIVSAISVSLAILLIHKAYGFTIGGSILEGGVPNPAIAAPQGNLMAVIIKSLMIKSQIPYLLYALGALIAIVLEMIGVSSLAFALGMYLPIQINMPLLVGGAVSWMVIRASKKSKKEKGDSPKERGTLIASGFIAGGALMGVVGALLNLNEIGKPIRFISVGAKYVSSVLSGTNKAIWTVSGHRAYFDSITGQLISLAAFLSICLFCYFYANGKRKKEN from the coding sequence ATGGCAGAAGAGAGAAAGGTTCTTCCGGAGAATGCATACCGTCCGTTAAAAAAGGGAGAAGTTTACACCCCTTTTATACCGGCAGACAAATCAGTTTATGAGGTAACGCTCCGTTCAGTATTGACCGGAGTAATTATGGCAGTGCTTTTTTCATTTTCAGCATGCTATCTTGGACTTGTTGCAGGCCAGGTTTTTGAGGCTGCTATACCTATTGCAATTCTTGCAGTTGGTATGTCAGGGATGTTTGCAAGAAAAAACACTATATTGGAAAATGTGATTATTCAGTCCATTGGAGCAGCATCAGGCGTTGTTGTTGCAGGTGCAATATTTACACTTCCAGCTCTTTACATTCTTGGACTTAAGATAACTATTTTCCATACATTTATTGCAGGAAGTCTTGGCGGTTTTCTCGGTATACTTTTCTTAATCCCATTAAGAAAATATTTTGTTGCGGAAGAACATGGTAAACTTCCTTTTCCGGAAGCGACTGCGACTACAGAGATTCTTGCTACAGGAGAGTCAGGCGGCAAATCTGCAAAAGTACTTGTGGTTTCAATGATTCTTGGCGGGGTCTACGATTTTTTCGTTGAAGCAATGCATGTATGGCCTAAGCAGTTGCGAACTGATGTACTTTTTGGCAAGGCAGGTGCTGCTATTGCACATAAAGCCAAATTGGTTTTTAAGTTAGACGGAACGGCTGCTCTTTTCGGGCTTGGTTATATAATAGGTATTAAATATGCCTCAATTATTTCAGCAGGATCAATACTTTCATTCCTCGTTTTTATACCGCTTGTGTACTATTTTGGCCAGCATATCCCCTCAATACTGCCCCCTGGTTCAATACCCATAGGGCAAATGAATGAAGTGCAGATTTTTTCCGAATATGTTCAGAAAATCGGAATAGGTGCAATTGCAATGGCAGGGTTTCTTGGAATTGCAAAAATGGGCAAAATTATTGTATCTTCCTTCTCAATAGGGTTAAAAGAAATTGTACACGGTAAAAGTTCGGAACAGGGAGCAGTTCCCAGAACAAATATTGACATGAACATTAAGAATGTTATAATACTTATAGTTGCAGTTATGGTTTTTATTTTTGCTGCGTTCTGGATTTTTGCATCACCTGCCGGGACAACGGGTTTTGCCCTAAAAGTTGCAGGTATAGGGTTACTTATAGTTGCTATATTGAGTTTTCTTTTTACTCCTGTGGCGGCACGTGCAACTGCGATTGTTGGTGTTAATCCTGTATCTGGAATGACTTTAATAACTTTAATAATCTCTTCAATAATTCTTATTGCAATCGGGCTTGATGGTAAAACAGGGATGACTGTTGCCTTAATTATGGGCTGCGTTGTTTGTACTGCTCTGTCAACATCAGGCGCATTTGTAACTGATTTAAAAATTGGTTACTGGCTTGGAAGTACTCCGAGAAATCAGCAGAGATGGAAATTCCTTGGTGTTATTGTCTCTGCAATTTCTGTATCTCTTGCAATTTTGCTGATTCATAAAGCATACGGATTTACAATAGGAGGAAGCATATTGGAAGGCGGAGTGCCGAATCCTGCAATTGCAGCGCCTCAGGGCAATTTGATGGCAGTAATAATCAAGTCTCTTATGATTAAATCTCAGATTCCATATCTTCTGTATGCACTTGGTGCATTAATTGCGATTGTACTGGAGATGATAGGGGTGTCTTCACTTGCTTTCGCTCTTGGCATGTATCTGCCTATACAGATCAATATGCCTCTGCTTGTAGGCGGAGCTGTTTCATGGATGGTAATAAGAGCCTCAAAGAAGAGTAAGAAAGAAAAGGGGGACAGCCCGAAAGAGCGTGGTACACTTATTGCCTCTGGTTTTATCGCAGGAGGAGCATTAATGGGTGTTGTGGGTGCGCTTCTCAATCTTAATGAAATAGGCAAACCCATTAGATTTATATCAGTAGGTGCAAAATATGTAAGCAGTGTTCTATCAGGGACAAATAAAGCTATATGGACTGTCAGCGGGCACAGGGCCTATTTCGATTCAATTACAGGCCAGCTTATAAGCCTTGCGGCTTTCTTAAGTATTTGTCTGTTTTGTTATTTTTATGCAAATGGAAAAAGAAAAAAAGAAAATTAA
- a CDS encoding GWxTD domain-containing protein, with the protein MKNSALRISIIIFIFSKIFAQESSLHIDADYAVFYEPGKENIVELSYALYPSEWVYKSDNNGKEMGQVVVQLELFQDNKIIYRTAWKVVNDKKNLSSGNQSKIDILRFKMKKGMYKAFFKVVDSNNIANSDSVDFNFNVPFYKGNKIEISDIMFCTQARKIEKGDSDLFKKGYLYIEPNPGRMYGGSKKSVDFYIEIYGLDTLKNKSAEIYYHVDDDKSEVNKEKYAKKEKIVDLRKMERIDGSIDLKDLFSGTYWLVCQVFDCDNKLIIQNRRKFFLYNPEGNKKEKNVLSARRRKESVGALKLAGDIDEDTEIKSLVYIATKQEKDIIKKLRNSEAKIRFLKEFWEKRDPDLSTVVNEYRKIYLKRVSYSNAKFGHFIDGWQTDRGRVYILYGKPDNIEHHNSNASGRAFQIWRYDNIEGGVEFMFVSFNSTNNFTLVNSTKRGEIKNANWENLIELNAQGNMMQNNQY; encoded by the coding sequence TTGAAAAATAGTGCCCTGAGAATATCAATAATTATTTTTATTTTCAGTAAAATATTTGCTCAGGAGAGTAGTCTGCACATTGATGCTGATTATGCAGTATTTTATGAGCCCGGCAAGGAAAATATTGTAGAATTATCTTATGCACTGTATCCATCGGAGTGGGTTTATAAATCTGATAATAACGGTAAGGAAATGGGACAGGTAGTTGTACAGTTAGAGCTTTTTCAGGACAATAAAATAATTTACAGAACTGCATGGAAGGTTGTTAATGACAAGAAAAATCTTTCTTCAGGTAATCAATCTAAAATTGATATTTTGCGATTCAAAATGAAAAAAGGAATGTACAAGGCATTTTTTAAAGTAGTTGACAGTAATAATATAGCAAATTCGGATAGTGTAGATTTTAATTTTAATGTTCCATTTTATAAAGGGAACAAAATTGAAATAAGCGACATAATGTTCTGCACACAGGCAAGAAAAATAGAAAAAGGAGATTCTGACCTTTTTAAGAAAGGTTATTTATATATTGAACCGAATCCTGGAAGAATGTATGGAGGATCAAAAAAAAGTGTTGATTTCTATATAGAGATTTACGGGCTTGATACGTTGAAAAACAAGAGTGCAGAAATTTACTATCATGTTGATGATGATAAGAGTGAGGTAAACAAAGAAAAATACGCAAAAAAGGAAAAGATTGTTGATTTGAGAAAGATGGAAAGGATTGATGGTTCTATTGATTTAAAAGATCTGTTTTCAGGAACTTATTGGCTTGTTTGTCAGGTTTTTGATTGTGATAATAAATTAATTATACAGAACAGGAGAAAATTCTTTCTGTATAATCCTGAAGGAAATAAAAAAGAAAAAAATGTTCTATCTGCAAGGAGAAGAAAAGAAAGTGTAGGGGCATTGAAATTGGCCGGAGATATAGATGAAGACACTGAAATTAAAAGTCTCGTATATATTGCAACAAAACAAGAAAAAGACATTATCAAAAAACTTAGAAATTCGGAAGCAAAGATAAGATTTTTAAAGGAATTTTGGGAAAAAAGAGACCCTGACCTTTCAACAGTAGTAAATGAATACAGGAAAATTTACCTTAAAAGGGTTTCATATTCAAATGCAAAATTCGGGCATTTTATAGACGGATGGCAGACAGACAGAGGCAGAGTTTATATATTATACGGAAAGCCCGATAATATTGAGCACCATAATTCCAATGCAAGTGGACGTGCATTTCAGATTTGGAGATATGATAATATTGAAGGCGGAGTTGAATTTATGTTTGTAAGTTTTAATTCAACAAATAATTTTACACTTGTGAATTCAACAAAGCGCGGGGAAATAAAAAATGCTAATTGGGAAAATTTAATTGAGCTTAACGCTCAGGGAAATATGATGCAGAATAATCAGTATTAG
- a CDS encoding T9SS type A sorting domain-containing protein: MRLKKFVIPCLLTVLLLVSAGIGVARENNNAAVQTQMLKPTGTPVRTLLNINLLAHWMFADGISAHDPNTNGSGVIFPRGTYGAGVIYTDGLVWGGFVQDGSSPELRVGGTTYNTGLQRGAIVSKGVAEDPNAPDVRIWRIRPDYKTADLKRDAAELQDAGLSNITDADVAAVRAQYETDWNEWPWQKGAPFNDANGNGIMDGDETPGFAGADQVIWFTANDLNSSQCFQLAGSPPIGMEVQVTLWGYNRTDALGNVAFKRYRFIYKGTSSTPADATIDSMFVAVFSDPDLGDYSSDYVGCDTTAGLGFVYNSVTQDSKFVPYGLAPPSAGYDFLQGPVVKSDDPNDKAIFMMKEKPGYKNFGMTGFLYFAAGTSISDPDLKVYDGTLQWYNLMNGLLPRAGTPFLDNYGNPTKFPLSGDPVKGDYNIDGVLMSASDRRFGMVTGPINMAVGDTQEVVVALLTGLGADRLSSLSVLKYNDISAQYAFDNLFELAKAPQQPLLKVTNLDNKVLLNWGWDGPGVEATEAEQKGYLFEGYNVYQLPNAAATKEDAKLVATYDVANEITTILDSKFDPVSGQILQLPVQIGKNTGVKRNITITKDAFTDQPLVNGRRYYFAVTAYSYNGDQNVPIHSLESALNTKTAIPQMPDPGYSYSYTVGDTVAAVHYGPSDGSVLVTVVDPTATTGHVYNVKFTEDAENGGYTWSIVDSTLDEVKLSGQTNQSGDDNYLTVDGLQVKVVGPPAGVKAVWETDQDNNVLDNAVTEFGLFDHPSLGTTGYIISNRAGEPNSGRCFDRFGLWGMDDVEYNFAENSLTWDYISEAVHFDAATNEAYIAPFGVHRHLFSTGEDQRLFAGFWDYDETGTWNVDGAHWAGAIFGAPSYEPVYAWVGYDASGNRISYDPANNAQYETDNDLYTSANTTWGSATGPINLPFITATLFTMYLDNATLPIGNKVWFITNKPNTANDVFSFTTEGVNFSKDAAQADVEKINVYPNPYYGINPRETTNVDKFVSFNHLPQKATIYIFNLAGQLVNTIEKDDPSQFCRWNLRNHNDLPVASGIYIIRINMPEIGKVKVLKLSLVQQQQFIEIF, translated from the coding sequence ATGAGGTTAAAAAAATTTGTTATACCCTGTCTTCTCACGGTACTGCTGTTAGTATCAGCAGGAATCGGAGTAGCTCGGGAAAACAATAATGCGGCTGTGCAGACGCAGATGTTGAAACCAACAGGTACGCCTGTTAGAACACTTCTCAACATCAATCTGCTGGCCCACTGGATGTTCGCAGATGGTATATCTGCGCATGATCCTAATACAAACGGAAGTGGTGTTATATTTCCGCGGGGCACATATGGTGCCGGTGTTATTTACACCGACGGCCTTGTTTGGGGAGGTTTTGTACAGGATGGTTCGAGCCCTGAACTTCGCGTTGGCGGAACAACATACAATACAGGCCTGCAGAGAGGTGCAATTGTTTCAAAGGGTGTAGCAGAAGATCCCAATGCACCGGATGTAAGGATATGGCGTATAAGGCCTGATTATAAAACTGCTGATCTCAAAAGAGATGCTGCAGAACTTCAGGATGCCGGCTTATCAAACATTACAGATGCTGATGTTGCTGCTGTAAGAGCTCAATATGAGACAGACTGGAATGAATGGCCGTGGCAGAAAGGCGCACCGTTTAATGATGCTAATGGAAATGGTATCATGGATGGTGACGAAACTCCCGGCTTTGCAGGCGCTGATCAGGTTATATGGTTTACTGCAAATGATCTAAATTCCAGCCAGTGCTTTCAGCTTGCAGGCTCGCCTCCGATCGGTATGGAAGTTCAGGTAACCCTGTGGGGTTATAACAGGACAGATGCGCTTGGGAATGTTGCCTTTAAGAGATACAGGTTTATCTATAAAGGTACTTCTTCCACACCTGCAGATGCAACAATTGACAGTATGTTTGTAGCTGTCTTTTCAGATCCTGACCTTGGTGATTACAGTAGTGATTATGTTGGTTGTGATACTACTGCAGGACTTGGTTTTGTGTACAATTCAGTAACTCAGGATTCAAAATTTGTACCTTATGGCCTTGCTCCTCCTTCAGCAGGATATGATTTTCTTCAGGGCCCTGTTGTAAAATCAGATGACCCGAATGATAAAGCAATATTCATGATGAAGGAAAAACCGGGGTATAAAAATTTTGGGATGACAGGATTTCTCTATTTTGCTGCAGGAACTTCAATATCCGATCCTGATTTAAAGGTATATGATGGAACTCTGCAGTGGTACAATCTGATGAACGGGCTATTGCCGAGAGCAGGAACTCCTTTCTTGGATAACTACGGTAATCCTACAAAATTCCCGCTTTCGGGCGACCCTGTTAAAGGTGATTATAATATTGATGGTGTTTTAATGTCAGCATCTGACAGGCGTTTCGGTATGGTTACCGGACCGATTAATATGGCTGTAGGCGACACACAGGAAGTTGTTGTTGCTCTGCTTACAGGGCTTGGAGCTGACAGGCTGTCAAGTCTTTCTGTTCTGAAATATAATGACATTTCAGCTCAGTATGCTTTTGATAATCTGTTTGAGCTTGCAAAAGCTCCTCAACAACCTCTGCTTAAGGTTACAAACCTTGACAACAAGGTTCTCCTTAACTGGGGCTGGGACGGGCCAGGAGTTGAAGCTACAGAAGCAGAACAGAAAGGGTATCTGTTTGAAGGTTACAATGTTTATCAGCTTCCCAATGCTGCTGCTACAAAAGAAGATGCAAAGTTGGTTGCAACCTATGATGTTGCCAATGAAATTACTACTATTCTTGATTCAAAATTTGATCCTGTGTCAGGGCAGATTCTGCAGCTTCCTGTGCAGATCGGCAAGAATACTGGTGTTAAGCGTAATATTACAATAACAAAGGATGCTTTTACAGACCAGCCTCTTGTTAACGGCAGGAGATACTATTTTGCAGTAACAGCATACTCTTATAATGGTGATCAGAATGTACCTATTCACAGCCTTGAGAGTGCTTTAAACACAAAGACTGCAATTCCTCAGATGCCGGATCCGGGTTACAGCTACTCATATACTGTCGGCGATACAGTCGCTGCTGTACATTATGGCCCGAGCGATGGTTCTGTTCTGGTAACTGTAGTTGATCCTACTGCAACAACTGGACATGTTTATAATGTCAAATTTACTGAAGATGCTGAAAACGGCGGATATACATGGAGTATTGTTGACTCTACGCTGGATGAGGTAAAACTCAGCGGACAGACAAATCAGTCCGGAGATGACAATTATCTGACTGTTGACGGCCTTCAGGTTAAGGTAGTAGGCCCGCCTGCCGGTGTAAAGGCAGTTTGGGAAACAGACCAGGATAATAATGTTCTTGATAATGCAGTAACAGAATTCGGTTTGTTTGACCATCCAAGTCTCGGAACAACAGGTTACATTATCTCAAACAGAGCAGGTGAGCCAAACAGCGGCAGATGCTTTGACAGATTTGGTTTGTGGGGAATGGATGATGTAGAGTATAATTTTGCAGAAAATTCTCTGACCTGGGATTACATCTCCGAGGCAGTGCATTTTGATGCTGCTACTAATGAAGCCTATATAGCACCTTTCGGTGTACATCGTCATCTCTTCTCTACAGGTGAGGATCAAAGGCTGTTTGCAGGTTTCTGGGATTATGATGAAACAGGTACCTGGAATGTTGATGGAGCCCATTGGGCAGGTGCTATTTTCGGTGCACCTTCATACGAACCTGTTTACGCCTGGGTTGGATATGATGCATCTGGAAACAGAATAAGTTATGATCCTGCAAATAATGCACAGTATGAGACGGATAATGATCTGTATACTTCTGCAAATACAACTTGGGGCAGTGCAACAGGGCCGATTAATCTACCGTTTATAACTGCTACTCTGTTCACTATGTACCTTGATAATGCAACATTGCCGATTGGTAACAAGGTTTGGTTTATTACAAACAAGCCTAATACAGCAAATGATGTTTTCTCCTTTACAACAGAGGGAGTAAATTTCAGTAAAGATGCTGCTCAGGCTGATGTTGAAAAAATCAATGTATATCCGAACCCGTATTACGGCATAAATCCGCGGGAGACAACAAACGTAGACAAATTCGTCAGTTTCAACCACTTACCGCAAAAAGCAACAATTTATATTTTCAACCTTGCGGGACAGCTGGTTAATACAATTGAAAAGGATGATCCGTCTCAATTCTGCCGCTGGAATCTGCGCAATCACAATGATCTACCAGTTGCAAGCGGTATTTATATTATCCGTATTAACATGCCGGAGATTGGCAAAGTAAAAGTACTTAAGCTTTCGCTTGTACAGCAGCAGCAGTTCATTGAGATATTCTAA